From the Acidimicrobiales bacterium genome, one window contains:
- a CDS encoding VOC family protein, with protein sequence MSASTTRANKIATVIIPVADQDGAVDFYVTKLGFEKRVDVPFGNGYRWIEVGLGDEATTIALAPPPNESSVGKRETGISLQTDDIDAYHAQLRQSGVDVDAEVSRMGDPVPPMFWLRDPEGNTLMVVQ encoded by the coding sequence ATGTCAGCGAGCACGACCCGAGCCAACAAGATCGCCACGGTGATCATCCCCGTCGCCGACCAGGACGGCGCCGTCGACTTCTATGTCACCAAGCTCGGCTTCGAAAAGCGCGTAGACGTGCCGTTCGGCAATGGCTACCGATGGATCGAGGTCGGCCTCGGTGACGAGGCGACCACCATTGCCCTCGCGCCCCCGCCGAATGAGAGCTCGGTCGGTAAGCGGGAGACCGGCATAAGCCTGCAGACCGACGATATCGACGCGTACCACGCGCAGCTCCGTCAATCGGGCGTCGACGTCGACGCCGAAGTCAGCCGGATGGGCGATCCGGTGCCGCCGATGTTCTGGTTGCGCGACCCCGAGGGCAACACGCTCATGGTCGTCCAGTAG
- a CDS encoding DUF1801 domain-containing protein: protein MSTGDVDRYFAELDEPKRATLEEMRRRILRVIPNAEQGLSYGVPAFKIDGKVVAGLAAFKSHLSYLPHSGSVLPALSDKTGSYSQTKSALHFPLDEPLSQELVKELIEVKLRERRGGRGSGSEPGYGTGTE, encoded by the coding sequence ATGAGCACCGGGGACGTCGACCGTTACTTCGCCGAGTTGGACGAGCCCAAACGCGCCACCCTGGAGGAGATGCGTCGACGGATCCTCCGGGTCATCCCCAACGCCGAACAAGGTCTGTCCTACGGCGTGCCCGCGTTCAAAATTGACGGGAAGGTGGTGGCTGGGCTGGCGGCGTTCAAGTCGCACCTCAGTTATCTGCCCCACAGCGGTTCGGTGCTCCCCGCCCTGAGCGACAAGACCGGCAGCTACAGCCAGACCAAGAGCGCCTTACACTTCCCGCTCGATGAGCCACTATCTCAGGAGTTGGTCAAGGAGCTCATAGAGGTCAAGCTGCGAGAACGTCGCGGGGGCCGCGGTAGCGGGAGCGAACCGGGGTACGGCACTGGTACGGAATGA
- a CDS encoding ankyrin repeat domain-containing protein, with protein MAQPERDLAAELVFAIRTGDVESVRRLLSESPALARGPLGGPFKTRTALHVVCDWPGYFPNGPEIVRLLIAAGADPNFRDKKPRSETALHWVASSDDADVAAALIDCGADIEVADGSIGSPLDNAIGYGCWHVARLLVARGARVDKLWHAGALGLLPRLEELLAAGPTAEDISQGFWHACAGGQRRAAERLLAAGADLNWEPDYAHGTPLDAAGGVGTQQQNVITWLKEKGARSAD; from the coding sequence GTGGCGCAGCCCGAACGTGATCTGGCGGCGGAGCTGGTCTTCGCCATCCGTACCGGCGACGTCGAATCGGTCAGGCGCCTGCTCTCCGAGTCCCCCGCCCTGGCCCGAGGCCCGCTGGGCGGCCCATTCAAGACCCGCACCGCCTTGCACGTCGTTTGCGACTGGCCCGGCTACTTCCCCAACGGACCCGAGATCGTCCGGCTGCTCATCGCGGCCGGTGCCGATCCCAACTTCCGAGACAAGAAGCCGCGGTCTGAGACGGCGCTCCACTGGGTGGCCAGCAGCGACGACGCCGATGTCGCTGCGGCGCTGATCGACTGCGGTGCCGACATCGAAGTCGCGGATGGGTCTATTGGCTCGCCGCTGGACAACGCCATCGGCTACGGGTGCTGGCATGTCGCCCGCCTTCTCGTGGCGCGCGGCGCCAGGGTCGACAAGCTTTGGCACGCCGGCGCGCTCGGCCTCCTTCCCCGTCTCGAGGAGTTACTGGCCGCCGGCCCGACAGCAGAGGACATCTCCCAAGGGTTTTGGCATGCCTGCGCGGGTGGGCAACGGCGCGCCGCTGAACGCCTCCTGGCCGCTGGCGCAGACCTGAACTGGGAACCCGACTACGCCCACGGCACACCGCTCGATGCCGCAGGCGGCGTCGGTACTCAACAGCAGAACGTCATCACCTGGCTTAAGGAGAAAGGAGCTCGCTCGGCCGACTGA